The following are encoded together in the Streptomyces sp. NBC_01465 genome:
- a CDS encoding lysophospholipid acyltransferase family protein: MADAKVIPFGDEPRTRRARNTKAKRTSGRSAATPSPLAPVPEREPEQAETVPAEAPEAAGGAGWERRIAGGLSFLRRRITGDYEVDEFGYDKELTDQVLMSMVRPLYEKYFRVEVKGIENIPAEGGALVVANHSGTLPLDGLMLQVAVHDHHPAQRHLRLLAADLVFMLPVVNELARKAGHTLACAEDAERLLQRGEVVGVMPEGFKGIGKPFGDRYKLQRFGRGGFVSTALRAGAPIVPCSIVGAEEIYPMIGNAKTVARVLGFPYFPITPTFPWLGPLGMVPLPTKWTIQFGEPIPTDGYPAEAAEDPMLMFNLTDQVREQIQHTLYKLLVQRRSVFF; this comes from the coding sequence ATGGCCGATGCCAAGGTCATCCCCTTCGGTGACGAACCGAGGACCAGGCGGGCCAGGAACACGAAGGCCAAGCGGACCTCGGGGCGCAGTGCGGCGACGCCCTCGCCGCTCGCGCCCGTACCCGAGCGGGAGCCGGAGCAGGCCGAGACGGTCCCTGCGGAGGCTCCTGAGGCGGCCGGCGGCGCGGGGTGGGAGCGGAGGATCGCCGGGGGGCTGTCCTTCCTGCGGAGGCGGATCACCGGGGACTACGAGGTCGACGAGTTCGGGTACGACAAGGAGCTCACCGACCAGGTCCTGATGTCGATGGTGCGGCCCCTGTACGAGAAGTACTTCCGGGTGGAAGTGAAGGGGATCGAGAACATCCCGGCCGAGGGCGGTGCGCTGGTCGTCGCCAACCACTCCGGGACGCTGCCGCTGGACGGGCTGATGCTTCAGGTCGCGGTGCACGATCACCATCCGGCACAGCGGCATCTGCGGCTGCTGGCCGCGGATCTGGTGTTCATGCTGCCGGTCGTCAATGAGCTGGCCCGCAAGGCCGGGCACACGCTGGCGTGCGCCGAGGACGCGGAGCGGCTGCTGCAGCGGGGCGAGGTGGTCGGGGTGATGCCGGAGGGGTTCAAGGGCATCGGGAAGCCCTTCGGCGACCGGTACAAGCTGCAGCGGTTCGGGCGGGGCGGCTTTGTGTCGACGGCGCTGCGGGCGGGGGCGCCGATCGTGCCGTGCTCGATCGTGGGGGCGGAGGAGATCTACCCGATGATCGGGAACGCGAAGACGGTGGCGCGGGTGCTGGGCTTCCCGTACTTCCCGATCACGCCTACGTTTCCGTGGCTCGGGCCGCTGGGGATGGTGCCGCTGCCGACGAAGTGGACGATCCAGTTCGGCGAGCCGATCCCCACGGACGGGTATCCGGCGGAGGCGGCCGAGGACCCGATGCTGATGTTCAACCTGACCGATCAGGTCCGGGAACAGATTCAGCACACGTTGTACAAGTTGCTGGTGCAGCGGCGGTCCGTGTTCTTCTGA
- a CDS encoding HAD family hydrolase: MAALGWLTPRRRSATARSVLAGEAAAEAARKSSQELAHAQQEQGDEDTAREPEFPVVGDDLAAAFFDLDNTVMQGAALFHFGRGLYKRKFFQRRELAKFAWQQTWFRLAGIEDPEHMQDARDSALSIVKGHRVSELMSIGEEIYDEYMADRIWPGTRALAQAHLDAGQKVWLVTAAPVETATIIARRLGLTGALGTVAESVDGVYTGRLVGEPLHGPAKAEAVRALAAAEGLDLARCAAYSDSHNDIPMLSLVGHPYAINPDAKLRRHAREREWRLRDYRTGRKAAKVGIPAAAGVGAIAGGTAAAVALHRRRR, encoded by the coding sequence ATGGCCGCACTGGGATGGCTCACCCCTCGTAGGCGCTCCGCCACGGCACGCAGTGTGCTGGCAGGCGAGGCCGCAGCCGAGGCAGCCCGCAAGTCGTCGCAAGAGCTGGCACACGCCCAGCAGGAACAGGGCGACGAGGACACCGCGAGAGAGCCCGAGTTCCCCGTCGTCGGCGACGACCTCGCCGCCGCCTTCTTCGACCTCGACAACACCGTGATGCAGGGCGCCGCCCTCTTCCACTTCGGCCGGGGCCTCTACAAGCGCAAGTTCTTCCAGCGCCGCGAGCTCGCCAAGTTCGCCTGGCAGCAGACCTGGTTCCGGCTCGCCGGCATCGAGGACCCCGAGCACATGCAGGACGCGCGCGACAGCGCCCTGTCCATCGTCAAGGGCCACCGCGTCTCCGAGCTGATGTCCATCGGCGAGGAGATCTACGACGAGTACATGGCCGACCGCATCTGGCCCGGCACCCGCGCCCTCGCCCAGGCCCACCTCGACGCGGGCCAGAAGGTCTGGCTGGTCACCGCCGCCCCCGTCGAGACCGCGACGATCATCGCGCGCCGCCTCGGACTGACCGGCGCGCTCGGTACGGTCGCCGAGTCCGTCGACGGCGTCTACACGGGACGCCTGGTCGGCGAGCCCCTGCACGGCCCCGCGAAGGCAGAGGCCGTACGCGCCCTGGCCGCCGCCGAGGGCCTCGACCTCGCCCGCTGCGCCGCGTACAGCGACTCGCACAACGACATCCCGATGCTCTCGCTCGTCGGACACCCGTACGCGATCAACCCGGACGCCAAACTCCGCCGCCACGCCCGCGAGCGCGAATGGCGTCTGCGCGACTACCGCACCGGCCGCAAGGCGGCCAAGGTCGGCATCCCGGCCGCCGCCGGCGTCGGCGCGATCGCGGGCGGCACGGCCGCCGCGGTGGCCCTGCACCGCCGCCGCCGCTGA
- a CDS encoding DUF5667 domain-containing protein, with the protein MIGHVSAHRRANAFAQALEDQNLQDTAAEQQPDPEGLLSLANSIGARPTPELDPEVKVVQRAQLVAAMEAMFAEGGASAGPQVPEQRTGRGAHRATSLRKLRPRSRWSKGIAAGGLTVGVAAGAFSGVAAASSNALPGDSLYGLKRGMEDLKLGMADNNADRGEIYLDQASTRLQEARRLMERDKAGQLDHEQLGEVRRALTGMKHDATEGHRLLHEAYARNGALGPIQALSSFAQSHRDTWSQLQRRLPAQLTDMSNEVNSVFDAIDQEVAPLQSLLPSPPGRSTGRTGTGGSTTDSTGTTHPSTSSAPTHGGSTTGNTPHPSASGSTGTGGLIGGNTGGLLNPPETGTSSTPATGKDGKKTTPPDVTLPPLLPGLLPGLGIDGEDAK; encoded by the coding sequence GTGATCGGACACGTTTCGGCACACCGGCGGGCGAACGCCTTCGCCCAGGCCCTGGAGGATCAGAATCTCCAGGACACGGCGGCTGAGCAACAGCCAGACCCCGAGGGGCTGCTGTCCCTGGCGAACAGCATCGGCGCACGGCCGACGCCCGAGCTGGACCCTGAGGTCAAAGTGGTGCAACGAGCCCAGCTCGTGGCAGCCATGGAGGCCATGTTCGCCGAGGGAGGTGCATCGGCGGGCCCTCAGGTGCCCGAGCAGCGGACCGGCCGCGGCGCCCACAGGGCGACCTCGCTCCGGAAATTGCGCCCCCGCTCCCGCTGGTCCAAGGGCATCGCTGCGGGCGGACTCACCGTCGGTGTCGCGGCCGGGGCTTTCAGCGGCGTGGCCGCTGCCAGTTCCAACGCCCTCCCCGGTGATTCGCTGTACGGGCTGAAGCGGGGCATGGAAGATCTCAAACTCGGGATGGCGGACAACAACGCCGACCGCGGCGAGATCTACCTGGACCAGGCGTCCACCCGCCTCCAGGAGGCACGCCGCCTCATGGAGCGGGACAAGGCCGGCCAGCTCGACCACGAGCAGCTGGGCGAGGTCAGGCGCGCCCTGACCGGCATGAAGCACGACGCGACCGAGGGACACCGCCTCCTCCACGAGGCGTACGCGCGCAACGGAGCACTGGGCCCGATCCAGGCCCTCTCCTCCTTCGCGCAGTCCCACCGCGACACCTGGAGCCAGCTCCAGCGCCGACTGCCGGCCCAGCTCACCGACATGAGCAACGAGGTCAACTCGGTCTTCGACGCCATAGACCAGGAAGTCGCCCCCCTGCAGTCCCTGCTGCCGAGCCCACCCGGCCGCAGCACGGGCCGTACGGGCACCGGCGGCTCCACCACGGACTCCACGGGCACCACCCACCCGTCGACCTCCTCCGCCCCCACCCACGGCGGCAGCACGACGGGCAACACCCCGCACCCGTCAGCCTCCGGCTCCACGGGCACGGGCGGCCTCATCGGCGGCAACACGGGCGGCCTGCTCAACCCCCCGGAAACGGGCACGAGCAGCACCCCCGCCACCGGCAAGGACGGCAAGAAGACGACGCCCCCGGACGTCACCCTCCCGCCGCTGCTCCCCGGCCTCCTGCCGGGCCTGGGCATCGACGGCGAGGACGCCAAGTAG
- a CDS encoding ECF subfamily RNA polymerase sigma factor, BldN family, whose product MYPHVGVDASGLATLRATVADRLRGFVPTAYAVPAFATPVPATLTPVGPCYALAESSAAVGRRSARGGTSTATTAAPTPKRPTADSDSARMMELVERAQAGEADAFGRLYDQYSDTVYRYIYYRVGGKATAEDLTSETFLRALRRISTFTWQGRDFGAWLVTIARNLVADHFKSSRFRLEVTTGEMLDANEVERSPEDSVLESLSNAALLEAVRKLNPQQQECVTLRFLQGLSVAETARVMGKNEGAIKTLQYRAVRTLARLLPDDAR is encoded by the coding sequence GTGTACCCACACGTCGGGGTTGACGCCTCGGGCCTGGCTACGCTGCGCGCAACGGTCGCCGACCGCTTGCGCGGCTTCGTCCCCACCGCGTACGCCGTACCCGCCTTCGCCACCCCTGTGCCCGCCACGCTCACGCCCGTCGGCCCCTGCTACGCGCTCGCCGAAAGCAGCGCGGCGGTCGGCAGACGGAGCGCCCGTGGCGGCACGTCCACCGCAACAACCGCTGCGCCGACACCAAAGCGCCCCACGGCCGACAGCGACAGCGCCCGCATGATGGAACTGGTCGAACGGGCCCAGGCCGGCGAGGCCGACGCCTTCGGCCGCCTGTACGACCAGTACAGCGACACCGTCTACCGCTACATCTACTACCGCGTCGGCGGGAAGGCGACGGCGGAGGATCTCACCAGCGAGACCTTCCTGCGCGCCCTGCGCCGTATCTCCACCTTCACCTGGCAGGGCCGTGACTTCGGCGCCTGGCTGGTCACGATCGCCCGCAACCTGGTCGCCGACCACTTCAAGTCGAGCCGTTTCAGGCTCGAAGTGACCACGGGCGAAATGCTCGACGCCAACGAGGTCGAGCGATCGCCCGAGGACTCCGTCCTCGAATCCCTCTCCAACGCGGCCCTCCTCGAGGCGGTCCGCAAGCTCAACCCCCAGCAGCAGGAGTGCGTCACGCTCCGGTTCCTCCAGGGCCTGTCGGTCGCGGAGACGGCACGGGTCATGGGCAAGAACGAGGGTGCGATCAAGACCTTGCAGTACCGGGCCGTACGAACACTGGCCCGGCTCCTTCCCGACGATGCCCGCTGA